The proteins below are encoded in one region of Roseovarius bejariae:
- a CDS encoding neuraminidase-like domain-containing protein — protein sequence MLLERVPSLESLSDQRVGSLAIEGKLKEEDAKRLGLLSGFAQLLGDDISAVERVASTPVKALGRKPEQLEDLLFASDEELAKTTAPELLEKDPEGAKAKAESIRNRIEERFPDTGLKMRLAAPKKEQISKGYSAVREFLKKDPDALFDPNLPARLDDKEKAAITEVRATVGAYPGLGLEKIAQSGAAANRVAAQIAERVALFEGFLENNRDMDLMQLDLMPGSDDLRKLNFDGIADEDQEAVVTVLKARTRTYKVGGTVRNAAALMQGGFHSAVAVAASDPMTVANLTGMPLVEAEMVYARARDTRLTVTNLVATLADELIWQPGGYTWLPTPPEDVTDGLKKLPGYEDLFGDQSFCDCAHCDSILSPSAYFIDLMNFVDENVTKKEFTGAKADHALKLQNRRPDLWTTPLTCDNTHDLVPTLSIINGILETAIAKRADAGIDMSDRDAVHAKVYGDDLPAATRSFVTPFVLGAAEADEYVTDFDTDRAEIMGLIRPDAPNDAANAAALLLSMPAYEMITTARSQWGFLEALYRMEFTRSGNTADAFDVQEIMAGMEISRDDFGALVETDFVQGGGNIRIRAQKRSATSVQNDIERVTGMTRAMLDRAHRFWRLAQAIGWDPATLDAVMTRVGGGLTDAAIGRVLRVAHTADVLGLDPDQALALGGDIPQIAMGHHDSALMDRLFNETLRTDGAVAFPAPALRFVHPGLRNDASLPDAGPNAGVFISQRMRMAFGISEEDLLELIVNLAPALGFDPEAAAEQDRGFLLTADALSLLYRHALLAEALGLDISELFMAIRIATGASAVTTPDHVSALLDFAERAETMPFELPVVAALMGGPTDPAQDEEFFDPAALTAHVVAAIADGERGLFAPTVFAFLDGVSEDQSRAITRANESLFDSAERDMLRLKPGVGLAPAITAPAAGFPSGVTEADLQAVLDGFNLRRILPEELALALDVPQDKFDALATLAGADFTQAGVIDAASGGAAGPLETALARMRRPIAALADDVITAERVQFVDANRALFALANPVAAWTHASVGAIAGYIDALQDGEDDDHAEAVEAVLAAHTAANGFAAADTGQFAQATGADIATVRVFEAAASLPDLAVPALTHMRRIVAFAEDRHLGADVMALLASETAESLKEGAESLKAALRLRLGDEAAFASASEAHEDALRGKRRDALADRMIRDSAGRFTSRGDLYNYYLIDPDMEGCARTSLVVSAIGSLQSYVHRVVLNMEQDRRPADAADHVHISPSRIPADEWEWRKNYRVWEANRKVFLWPENYMLPELRDNKTPLFETLEKTLLQQDVTEQTVLDAYGAYMRGFEEVANLRIAGAYHEHIWSDGQDVMHVFGCTADDPPTYYYWTIHNLTFGKFLDNRRVTYSARRKIDVAIPVRDVSPFMYNNRLHLFWVESSTSSRSEVEGGENKFRGYKHTFKVMFTFLRLDGTWATPQQIRLEQNWILREGGVLLEHRIQKNPGSSVLIPTYSDELVGHYDYHEGYRLNAPAWQKVYPGILRGELYLSLGARHIQFHVDLYERRGTKLTQSQTEHMNNYWRGNRKAMHMRGPDSRRRLYEQSIDWHPRLVSAPVGARQDFVKSREALDRNLLACGFNEDTARDTRDDMNFFGRDLGASVARVNTPDPHLVVPQSDFGFPCMFVQKESDASFFSYNFSSSARPYEARRVGTTVLNEMSRTLFYGGVDALLDKKAQADFKEKAHLVTSSNMRTLLRGTTSGLDYAGPLGTYFREIFMYIPALLAGHHNARGDYSAAQGWYQTIFDPTAKFDSGVDLAGLSDSARKQAERDRVWQYAEFHGMAPPTLRSILTDEEAQEAYRKDPFNPYAIARLRLSAFQKNIVMRYVDNLLDWADSLFRQFQRETVDEAHILYDLARQIMGPRPADAGDCGEGKVRPRSYEKIKPHMEAGQDFLIEAESFWVHHGIMHEANNTGFVASRDFVAMERADLHMLDLKAKTESMVMAEMTFDSARTAGAAERVDKISRGQTELQINDDPTVAMLADRPSSEPAEPVLAPHIEAEKRYETAHVKDGIPGRQMTWNGTGKVYAERGHMRATETLDRNWRHWNRISPDAFTTSVVRQVGPVFCVPRNKDLMKIWDRIEDRLYKIHNCRNIDGERVDMALFAPEIDPMALVRARAAGLSLSDILGASAGNLPPYRFSYLISKAREYTSLVQGFGAKLQGAIERKDGEELAKLRLQQAINMQNLVTKVRENEVKIAEESLEEINRRKEAVEYRKSYYEENISQDLLSWERAEQISTHGAGLSKGLSAALSGTAGIFYLIPQLGSPFAMKYGGAELGGSAKEWAKVFSDTGTMLDIFGKSASLEAKYQRRRKGWEHSKKLDEHELKQIEKKIAAAKIRLEIAERALENHLQAIEDQEEVLDFYESKFSGEELYTWMVSTLQTIYRQAFNAAFSMAQLAEQAYRFERPDDTAILLDLSYWEPGQAGLLSGEKLAVDLVAMEKRFLETNYRKLEISQPFSLAEIDPAGLMRLRETGECTFTVPELAFDLLYPGQYRRIINSARLSIACVTGPYVNIPATLTLTGSKLRVEPTQDGPAGLTDSLLRHTVQIATSTAQSDAGVFDFSFADPRYMPFEGAGAVESTWKVTLPRNFRPFDYATINDVILHISYSAESDGVLRDRVEDANASLEGALAKALTDNSLARAYSLRQEFGTVLHQLSTGPVNVDAMLTLDQRALPVALRNRAISLDQALLLIKPRDGLSATGTEISINGTTVSGFAALPDFPGYVGASAAAGFGTGLLGDHLLRIVDAGDLAPGDAGATSAFADGAVEDIVLLVQMSLN from the coding sequence GTGCTGCTCGAGCGCGTGCCGTCGCTAGAATCGCTGTCGGATCAACGGGTTGGCAGCTTGGCGATCGAAGGCAAGCTGAAAGAGGAAGACGCCAAGCGGCTGGGCCTCCTGTCCGGGTTCGCGCAGCTTTTGGGCGACGATATCTCAGCGGTCGAACGTGTTGCCTCCACACCGGTCAAGGCGCTGGGTCGCAAGCCCGAACAGCTGGAGGACCTGTTGTTCGCCAGTGATGAGGAACTGGCCAAAACCACGGCGCCCGAGTTGCTGGAAAAAGACCCCGAGGGGGCCAAGGCCAAGGCCGAGTCTATACGTAACCGTATTGAAGAGCGGTTTCCCGATACCGGCCTCAAGATGCGTTTGGCCGCCCCGAAGAAAGAGCAGATCAGCAAAGGCTATTCCGCCGTCAGGGAGTTTCTCAAGAAAGACCCCGACGCCCTCTTTGATCCCAATCTGCCCGCACGTCTGGACGACAAGGAAAAAGCGGCCATAACCGAAGTTCGCGCCACGGTCGGGGCCTACCCCGGCCTTGGCCTTGAAAAGATCGCGCAATCGGGCGCGGCGGCAAACCGTGTGGCCGCCCAGATCGCCGAACGCGTCGCGCTGTTCGAAGGGTTTCTCGAAAACAACCGCGACATGGATTTGATGCAGCTTGACCTGATGCCAGGGTCCGACGATCTGCGAAAGCTCAACTTCGATGGCATCGCCGACGAGGATCAAGAGGCGGTCGTGACCGTGCTCAAGGCCCGGACGCGCACCTACAAGGTGGGCGGGACCGTGCGCAACGCGGCCGCGCTGATGCAGGGGGGATTCCATTCCGCCGTGGCCGTCGCGGCCAGTGACCCCATGACCGTCGCAAACCTGACCGGCATGCCGCTGGTCGAGGCCGAGATGGTCTATGCCCGCGCCCGCGACACCCGCCTGACGGTGACAAACCTCGTGGCCACCCTCGCCGACGAGTTGATCTGGCAACCCGGCGGCTACACATGGCTGCCCACCCCGCCCGAGGATGTCACCGACGGCCTGAAAAAACTGCCCGGCTACGAAGACCTGTTCGGCGATCAAAGCTTCTGCGACTGCGCGCATTGTGACTCGATCCTCAGCCCGTCGGCCTATTTCATCGACCTGATGAATTTCGTCGACGAGAATGTCACCAAAAAGGAATTCACCGGCGCCAAGGCCGATCATGCGCTCAAGCTGCAAAACCGGCGGCCCGATCTGTGGACCACCCCGCTGACCTGCGACAACACCCATGATCTGGTGCCCACTCTCAGCATCATCAACGGTATTCTGGAAACCGCCATCGCCAAACGCGCCGATGCCGGGATCGACATGTCCGACCGTGACGCGGTGCACGCCAAGGTCTATGGCGATGACCTGCCCGCCGCCACCCGGTCTTTCGTCACGCCCTTCGTCCTCGGCGCGGCCGAAGCCGATGAATATGTCACCGATTTCGATACCGACCGGGCCGAGATCATGGGCCTGATCCGTCCCGACGCACCCAACGATGCGGCCAATGCGGCGGCGCTTCTGCTGTCGATGCCCGCCTACGAGATGATCACCACGGCCCGCAGTCAATGGGGTTTCCTCGAAGCGCTTTACCGGATGGAATTTACGCGCTCGGGCAATACCGCCGATGCCTTCGATGTACAGGAAATCATGGCCGGCATGGAGATCAGCCGCGATGACTTTGGCGCGCTGGTCGAAACCGATTTCGTCCAAGGCGGCGGCAATATCCGCATCCGCGCCCAGAAACGTTCCGCCACCAGCGTGCAAAACGATATCGAGCGCGTCACCGGCATGACCCGCGCCATGTTGGACCGGGCGCATCGCTTCTGGCGGCTGGCGCAGGCCATCGGCTGGGATCCGGCCACGCTGGACGCGGTGATGACCCGTGTGGGCGGCGGCCTGACCGATGCCGCCATTGGCCGGGTGCTGCGCGTGGCGCACACCGCCGATGTGCTTGGCCTTGACCCCGATCAGGCCCTCGCGCTGGGCGGTGATATCCCCCAGATTGCCATGGGCCATCACGACAGCGCGCTGATGGACCGGCTGTTCAATGAAACCCTGCGCACCGATGGTGCGGTGGCCTTTCCGGCCCCGGCGCTGCGCTTTGTTCATCCCGGATTGCGCAACGATGCCTCCTTGCCCGATGCAGGCCCCAATGCCGGGGTTTTCATCTCGCAACGCATGCGCATGGCCTTCGGCATCAGCGAGGAAGATCTGCTTGAGCTGATCGTCAACCTTGCACCTGCCCTCGGCTTCGATCCCGAAGCCGCCGCCGAACAGGATCGCGGTTTCCTTCTGACGGCGGATGCGTTGTCGCTGCTCTATCGCCATGCCCTGTTGGCCGAGGCGCTGGGCCTTGATATTTCCGAGCTTTTCATGGCCATCCGCATCGCCACCGGCGCCTCCGCCGTCACCACGCCCGATCACGTGTCCGCCCTGCTGGACTTTGCTGAAAGGGCCGAAACCATGCCCTTCGAGCTGCCTGTCGTGGCGGCCCTCATGGGCGGGCCGACCGATCCGGCACAGGACGAGGAATTCTTTGATCCCGCTGCCCTGACGGCGCATGTGGTGGCCGCCATCGCCGATGGCGAACGTGGCCTTTTTGCGCCCACGGTCTTTGCCTTTCTCGATGGCGTCAGCGAGGATCAATCCCGCGCCATCACCCGCGCCAACGAAAGTCTTTTCGACAGCGCCGAGCGTGACATGCTGCGCCTGAAGCCGGGGGTCGGCCTTGCGCCCGCCATCACGGCCCCGGCGGCGGGCTTTCCCAGCGGTGTGACCGAGGCGGATTTGCAGGCGGTTCTGGATGGCTTCAACCTGCGGCGCATCCTGCCCGAGGAACTGGCCCTCGCGCTTGACGTGCCACAAGACAAATTCGATGCGCTGGCCACCTTGGCGGGGGCCGATTTCACACAGGCCGGCGTGATCGACGCGGCCAGCGGCGGGGCCGCCGGGCCGCTTGAAACGGCGCTGGCCCGGATGCGCCGCCCCATCGCTGCCCTTGCCGATGACGTGATCACGGCCGAACGGGTGCAATTCGTCGATGCAAACCGCGCGCTTTTCGCTCTGGCCAACCCGGTCGCGGCCTGGACCCACGCCAGCGTGGGGGCCATCGCGGGCTATATCGACGCTCTGCAAGACGGCGAGGATGACGACCACGCCGAGGCGGTCGAGGCGGTGCTGGCGGCCCATACCGCCGCCAATGGTTTCGCCGCCGCCGACACCGGCCAATTCGCCCAGGCCACCGGGGCCGATATCGCCACGGTGCGCGTCTTCGAGGCCGCCGCCAGCCTGCCGGACTTGGCGGTTCCCGCCCTGACGCATATGCGCCGGATCGTCGCCTTTGCCGAGGACCGCCATTTGGGGGCCGATGTCATGGCCCTTCTGGCCTCCGAGACTGCCGAGTCCCTGAAAGAAGGGGCCGAAAGCCTCAAGGCGGCGCTGCGCCTGCGGCTGGGCGACGAGGCGGCCTTTGCCTCGGCCTCCGAGGCACATGAGGACGCGCTGCGCGGCAAACGCCGCGATGCGCTGGCCGACAGGATGATCCGCGATTCCGCCGGACGCTTCACAAGTCGCGGCGACCTATACAACTACTACCTCATCGACCCGGATATGGAGGGCTGTGCGCGCACCTCGCTTGTGGTCTCGGCCATCGGCTCGCTGCAAAGCTACGTACACCGTGTCGTGCTCAATATGGAACAAGACCGCCGCCCCGCGGATGCCGCGGATCACGTCCATATCAGCCCCTCGCGCATCCCCGCCGATGAATGGGAATGGCGCAAGAACTACCGCGTCTGGGAGGCCAACCGCAAAGTCTTCCTCTGGCCGGAAAACTACATGCTGCCCGAACTGCGCGACAACAAGACCCCGCTGTTCGAAACGCTTGAAAAAACCCTGCTGCAACAGGATGTCACCGAACAGACCGTTCTGGATGCCTATGGCGCCTATATGCGGGGCTTCGAAGAGGTGGCAAACCTGCGCATCGCCGGGGCTTATCACGAACATATCTGGTCGGACGGTCAGGACGTGATGCATGTCTTCGGCTGTACCGCCGATGATCCGCCCACCTATTACTACTGGACCATCCACAACCTGACCTTCGGCAAGTTCCTCGACAATCGCCGTGTGACCTATTCGGCGCGGCGCAAGATCGACGTGGCCATCCCGGTGCGCGATGTCTCGCCTTTCATGTACAACAACCGGCTGCATCTGTTCTGGGTGGAATCCAGCACCTCCTCGCGCAGCGAGGTGGAAGGTGGGGAAAACAAGTTCCGTGGCTACAAGCACACCTTCAAGGTGATGTTCACCTTCCTGCGCCTCGATGGCACATGGGCCACGCCGCAACAGATCCGGCTTGAACAGAACTGGATCTTGCGTGAAGGCGGCGTTTTGCTTGAACACCGCATTCAAAAAAATCCTGGCTCCTCGGTCCTTATCCCCACCTATTCCGATGAATTGGTCGGGCACTATGACTACCACGAAGGCTACCGCCTGAACGCCCCGGCTTGGCAAAAGGTCTATCCCGGTATTCTGCGGGGGGAGCTGTATCTCAGTCTCGGCGCACGTCACATCCAGTTTCATGTCGATCTGTATGAGCGCCGCGGCACCAAGCTCACGCAAAGCCAAACCGAGCATATGAACAATTATTGGCGCGGCAACCGCAAGGCCATGCACATGCGTGGCCCCGACAGCCGACGGCGCCTTTATGAGCAATCGATAGACTGGCACCCTAGGCTGGTTTCTGCACCTGTCGGCGCGCGTCAGGATTTCGTGAAATCCCGTGAGGCGCTTGACCGTAACCTCTTGGCCTGCGGGTTCAACGAGGATACCGCGCGCGACACCCGCGATGATATGAATTTCTTTGGCCGTGACCTCGGGGCGTCGGTCGCGCGGGTCAACACCCCCGATCCGCATCTCGTCGTGCCGCAATCCGATTTCGGCTTTCCCTGCATGTTCGTGCAAAAAGAAAGCGATGCCAGCTTCTTCAGCTACAACTTCAGCAGCAGCGCCCGCCCCTACGAGGCGCGCCGCGTCGGCACCACCGTCTTGAACGAGATGAGCCGCACGCTGTTCTACGGCGGGGTCGATGCGCTGCTCGATAAAAAGGCGCAGGCCGACTTCAAGGAAAAGGCCCATCTGGTCACCAGCAGCAACATGCGCACCCTGCTGCGCGGCACCACAAGTGGCCTAGATTACGCGGGCCCCCTTGGCACCTATTTCCGCGAGATTTTCATGTATATCCCGGCGCTTCTGGCCGGGCACCACAATGCGCGCGGGGATTATTCCGCCGCCCAAGGCTGGTACCAGACCATCTTCGACCCCACCGCCAAATTCGACAGCGGTGTCGATCTGGCCGGTCTGTCGGACAGCGCCCGCAAACAGGCCGAGCGTGATCGCGTTTGGCAATATGCCGAATTCCACGGCATGGCCCCGCCCACCCTGCGCAGCATCCTCACCGATGAAGAGGCGCAAGAGGCCTACCGCAAGGACCCCTTCAACCCCTATGCCATCGCCCGCCTGCGCCTGTCGGCTTTCCAGAAGAATATCGTCATGCGCTATGTCGATAACCTGCTGGACTGGGCCGACAGCCTGTTCCGCCAGTTCCAGCGCGAAACCGTGGACGAGGCGCATATCCTTTACGATCTGGCCCGCCAGATCATGGGCCCGCGCCCCGCCGATGCCGGGGATTGCGGCGAAGGCAAGGTGCGCCCGCGCAGTTATGAAAAGATCAAACCGCACATGGAGGCCGGTCAGGATTTCCTGATCGAGGCCGAAAGCTTCTGGGTGCACCACGGCATCATGCACGAGGCCAACAATACCGGCTTTGTCGCCAGCCGCGATTTCGTCGCCATGGAACGCGCCGATCTCCACATGCTCGACCTCAAGGCCAAGACCGAATCCATGGTCATGGCCGAAATGACCTTCGACAGCGCCCGCACCGCGGGTGCCGCCGAACGGGTCGACAAGATAAGCCGCGGCCAGACCGAGTTGCAGATCAACGACGACCCCACCGTCGCCATGCTTGCCGATCGCCCGTCGTCCGAGCCGGCCGAACCGGTCTTGGCCCCGCATATCGAGGCCGAGAAACGCTATGAAACGGCGCATGTCAAAGACGGCATTCCGGGGCGGCAAATGACGTGGAACGGCACCGGCAAGGTCTATGCCGAACGTGGCCATATGCGCGCCACCGAAACCCTTGATCGCAACTGGCGCCACTGGAACCGGATCAGCCCCGATGCCTTTACCACCTCGGTTGTGCGGCAGGTCGGGCCGGTCTTCTGCGTGCCGCGCAACAAGGACCTGATGAAAATCTGGGACCGCATCGAAGACCGTCTGTACAAGATCCACAATTGCCGCAACATCGATGGCGAGCGGGTGGATATGGCGCTCTTCGCGCCCGAGATCGACCCGATGGCGCTTGTCCGCGCCCGCGCCGCCGGCCTCAGCCTCAGTGACATACTGGGGGCCAGCGCGGGCAACCTGCCGCCCTATCGCTTCTCCTACCTGATCTCGAAGGCCCGCGAATACACCTCACTGGTGCAGGGCTTCGGGGCCAAGCTGCAGGGCGCCATCGAACGCAAGGATGGCGAGGAACTGGCCAAGCTGCGCCTGCAACAGGCGATCAACATGCAAAACCTTGTCACCAAGGTGCGCGAGAACGAGGTCAAGATCGCTGAGGAAAGCCTTGAAGAGATCAACCGCCGCAAGGAGGCGGTGGAATACCGCAAAAGCTATTACGAAGAAAATATCTCTCAAGACTTGCTGTCATGGGAACGGGCCGAGCAAATCTCAACCCACGGGGCCGGTCTTAGCAAGGGCCTCAGCGCGGCCCTCAGCGGCACCGCCGGTATCTTCTACCTCATCCCGCAACTGGGATCGCCCTTTGCGATGAAATACGGCGGTGCCGAATTGGGCGGCTCGGCCAAGGAATGGGCCAAGGTCTTCAGCGATACAGGCACCATGCTGGATATCTTCGGCAAATCCGCCTCGCTTGAGGCCAAGTATCAGCGCCGCCGCAAGGGCTGGGAACACAGCAAGAAACTCGACGAACACGAACTCAAGCAGATCGAGAAAAAGATCGCCGCCGCCAAAATCCGGCTAGAGATCGCCGAACGCGCCTTGGAAAACCACCTTCAGGCCATCGAAGATCAAGAAGAGGTGCTGGATTTCTACGAAAGCAAGTTTTCCGGCGAAGAGCTTTACACATGGATGGTCTCAACCCTGCAAACCATCTATCGCCAAGCCTTCAACGCGGCCTTCTCCATGGCGCAACTGGCCGAACAGGCCTATCGGTTCGAACGGCCCGACGATACCGCCATCCTGCTGGACCTCAGCTATTGGGAACCGGGGCAGGCGGGTCTTCTGTCGGGCGAGAAACTGGCCGTCGATCTGGTCGCGATGGAAAAACGCTTCCTCGAAACCAACTATCGCAAGCTGGAAATCTCGCAACCTTTCTCCCTTGCCGAGATCGACCCAGCCGGGTTGATGCGCCTGCGCGAAACCGGGGAATGTACCTTCACCGTGCCCGAACTGGCCTTCGATCTGCTCTATCCCGGGCAATACCGGCGGATCATCAATTCCGCGCGCCTGTCGATTGCCTGCGTGACCGGGCCCTACGTCAACATCCCCGCGACGCTGACGCTGACGGGCTCGAAACTGCGGGTGGAACCCACACAGGATGGACCGGCGGGCCTGACCGACAGTCTGTTGCGCCATACCGTGCAGATTGCCACCAGCACCGCACAGTCCGATGCCGGCGTCTTTGACTTCAGCTTCGCCGATCCGCGCTATATGCCCTTTGAAGGGGCGGGGGCCGTGGAAAGCACATGGAAAGTGACCCTGCCGCGCAACTTCCGGCCGTTCGATTATGCCACGATCAATGACGTGATCCTGCATATCTCCTATTCGGCGGAAAGCGACGGGGTGTTGCGCGACCGGGTCGAAGATGCCAATGCCTCGCTCGAAGGGGCCTTGGCCAAGGCCTTGACCGATAATTCACTGGCCCGGGCCTATAGCCTGCGACAGGAATTCGGCACCGTCCTGCATCAGCTGTCCACCGGGCCGGTCAATGTCGATGCCATGCTGACACTCGATCAACGCGCCTTGCCCGTGGCCTTGCGCAATCGCGCGATCAGTCTTGATCAGGCCTTGTTGCTGATCAAACCCCGTGACGGGCTGTCGGCCACCGGCACCGAAATCAGCATCAACGGGACAACCGTGTCCGGCTTTGCCGCGCTGCCCGATTTCCCCGGCTATGTCGGCGCCAGTGCCGCAGCGGGATTCGGGACGGGGCTTTTGGGTGATCACCTCTTGCGCATCGTCGATGCGGGCGATCTTGCCCCGGGGGATGCGGGGGCCACCTCGGCCTTCGCTGACGGCGCGGTCGAAGATATCGTGCTTTTGGTGCAGATGTCGCTGAACTGA